A single window of Undibacterium sp. 5I1 DNA harbors:
- a CDS encoding amino acid--[acyl-carrier-protein] ligase: MSIDFSPELLTDDLVAAGHIIPVGVQGIFGRGPMFEDVLRQFDDLVSRLAMPDGATKMSFPPCLDRKVLEQSEFLDSFPQLAGTIFSFTGNEAQHKELSECVHEGRPWTHLQTMTAVCLTPAACYPVYPSFSGTLPENGRLVDMQNWVFRNEPSPEPTRMQSFRVREFVRAGSPDMVIAWRNIWLQRGIDILLSLGLPARSEVASDPFFGRGGRMLAANQREQQLKFEVVIPVISQEKPTAVCSFNYHQDHFGKLFHIQTADGTTAHTACLGFGLERIVMALFKTHGMDTAHWPQTVRDILWP; this comes from the coding sequence ATGTCAATTGATTTTTCTCCCGAGTTATTGACCGATGATCTGGTCGCTGCAGGTCATATTATTCCTGTCGGTGTACAAGGTATTTTTGGCCGTGGCCCGATGTTTGAAGATGTATTGCGCCAATTTGATGACTTAGTAAGCCGCCTGGCGATGCCTGATGGTGCAACTAAAATGTCCTTCCCTCCTTGCCTTGATCGCAAGGTATTGGAACAAAGCGAATTTCTGGATTCTTTCCCGCAACTGGCTGGCACTATTTTTAGTTTTACCGGCAACGAAGCCCAGCATAAAGAACTCAGCGAATGTGTGCATGAAGGTCGCCCGTGGACGCATCTACAAACCATGACGGCGGTGTGTTTGACCCCTGCCGCCTGTTATCCGGTTTACCCCAGCTTTAGCGGTACGCTGCCTGAGAATGGTCGCTTAGTTGACATGCAAAATTGGGTATTTCGTAACGAGCCATCGCCAGAACCAACCCGTATGCAATCCTTCCGCGTGCGGGAATTTGTCCGTGCAGGTAGCCCCGATATGGTCATCGCCTGGCGTAATATATGGCTGCAACGCGGCATTGATATTTTACTGTCGCTCGGTTTACCTGCGCGCTCTGAAGTCGCCTCCGATCCTTTCTTCGGGCGCGGTGGTCGCATGCTGGCAGCCAATCAGCGGGAACAACAATTGAAGTTTGAAGTCGTGATACCGGTGATCTCGCAAGAGAAGCCTACCGCGGTTTGCTCCTTCAATTACCATCAAGATCATTTCGGAAAATTATTTCATATCCAAACAGCCGATGGCACTACTGCACATACCGCCTGCCTTGGTTTTGGTCTGGAACGGATTGTCATGGCCTTGTTTAAAACTCACGGCATGGATACCGCACACTGGCCACAAACTGTGCGCGACATACTCTGGCCATGA
- a CDS encoding acyl-CoA dehydrogenase family protein, producing MPASTSASASTLIAQAKSIAKEIAATHADAVDKDSRFPQEAITALKDAQLLSAYIPASLGGAGASLSTLVEICEALGQHCSATAMVFAMHQIQVITLVRHASDHPWYQQYLRDLVTHQYLIASVTSEVGVGGEMRRSSCHVQQDDKQNSTQFKLVKNATTISYGAQADDLLVTARRSEDAANNDQSLILVRKADYSLEQKGEWDTMGMRGTCSPPFLLSASGVAEQIIATPFADMSSVTVVPVSHLLWSGIWQGIAAAAVNKARAFVRAQARANPGTTPPTALRLAELVCTLQTMRTSVQACLIEYEQLAAAPDAAQGILSSMPYALKINNLKVETSQILPQIVGKALLICGILGYKNDSKFSMSRHLRDAHSAALMVGNDRILATNANLLLILKDD from the coding sequence ATGCCTGCATCCACCTCTGCATCCGCATCCACACTGATTGCACAAGCTAAGTCCATCGCTAAAGAAATTGCAGCCACTCATGCAGATGCGGTTGATAAGGATAGTCGTTTCCCGCAAGAGGCAATTACTGCGCTAAAAGACGCGCAATTATTAAGCGCTTATATTCCTGCCTCTCTGGGTGGTGCGGGCGCTAGCCTAAGTACTCTGGTGGAGATTTGTGAAGCGTTAGGCCAGCATTGCTCTGCTACCGCGATGGTATTTGCGATGCACCAGATACAGGTGATTACTCTGGTCCGGCATGCATCTGATCATCCTTGGTATCAGCAGTATTTACGCGACCTGGTGACCCACCAATATCTGATTGCCTCAGTCACATCTGAGGTTGGCGTTGGTGGAGAAATGCGACGCAGTAGCTGTCACGTCCAACAAGATGACAAACAAAATAGTACGCAATTTAAGTTAGTTAAAAATGCGACTACGATTTCTTACGGCGCTCAGGCAGATGACTTATTGGTGACAGCAAGACGCTCAGAAGACGCCGCGAATAATGATCAGTCCTTAATTTTGGTCCGCAAAGCCGACTACAGCTTAGAACAAAAAGGCGAGTGGGACACCATGGGTATGCGCGGCACTTGCAGCCCACCATTTTTGCTCAGCGCGAGTGGTGTTGCAGAGCAAATTATAGCGACACCGTTTGCGGACATGTCTAGCGTAACGGTAGTACCGGTATCGCACTTATTATGGAGTGGCATCTGGCAAGGTATTGCAGCAGCGGCAGTCAATAAAGCACGGGCGTTTGTGAGAGCTCAGGCAAGAGCTAATCCAGGTACTACGCCACCAACTGCATTGCGTCTTGCCGAGTTAGTCTGCACCTTGCAAACGATGCGCACTTCCGTGCAAGCCTGCCTGATTGAATACGAACAACTCGCTGCCGCACCCGATGCAGCGCAAGGGATTTTATCCTCCATGCCGTATGCGCTAAAAATCAATAATCTCAAAGTAGAGACATCGCAAATCCTGCCACAGATTGTGGGGAAAGCTTTATTAATCTGCGGAATTTTAGGCTACAAAAACGATAGTAAATTCAGTATGAGTCGTCATCTGCGTGATGCTCATTCAGCCGCATTAATGGTTGGCAATGATCGCATCTTAGCGACCAATGCTAATTTATTGCTGATATTAAAAGATGACTAA
- a CDS encoding acyl carrier protein — protein sequence MSIEKIRQVLKDHARLAVDIATLADDADLYEAGMTSHASVNVMLALEDAFDLEFPDRMLKRSVFESMAAMDAAIQELTA from the coding sequence ATGAGCATAGAAAAAATTCGTCAAGTTTTAAAAGACCATGCGCGGCTGGCTGTTGATATCGCCACGCTGGCAGATGATGCAGATTTGTATGAAGCGGGCATGACATCACATGCCAGTGTCAATGTCATGCTGGCACTGGAAGATGCATTTGATCTGGAGTTCCCTGACCGCATGCTTAAGCGTAGCGTGTTTGAAAGTATGGCCGCAATGGACGCTGCCATACAGGAACTGACTGCCTGA
- a CDS encoding ABC transporter ATP-binding protein, with product MLELHNVVKTYNKTVTAVDDVSMQLSSGVLGLIGHNGAGKTSLMQMIATLTKPTSGQILFDGIDIAKKPNAIRQRLGFLPQDFGVYPNLSALEFLQYFAALKGVRDPSGSRIRQLLEMVNLHEHAHRYASTFSGGMRRRLGIAQALLNDPDILIVDEPTAGLDPEERLRFRQLLSEIGFKKLVILSTHIVSDIENMASHLAIMRKGKLIAYDTPDSFVKHGRGHIWSATVNTQEYELLSKRVQVLQVQRHESQIHLRIAHPHSPCNGALVAEPSLEEALMAQQYAIQELAA from the coding sequence ATGCTAGAACTCCACAATGTCGTAAAAACCTATAACAAGACTGTGACGGCGGTTGATGATGTTTCTATGCAGTTGAGCAGCGGCGTGCTGGGACTGATCGGTCATAACGGTGCTGGCAAGACGTCGCTGATGCAGATGATAGCGACATTGACCAAGCCGACTAGTGGTCAAATTTTATTTGACGGGATTGATATTGCCAAAAAGCCGAATGCGATACGCCAGCGCTTAGGCTTTTTGCCGCAAGACTTTGGCGTCTACCCCAACCTGAGCGCGCTAGAATTTTTGCAGTATTTTGCAGCCTTAAAGGGTGTCCGCGATCCGTCTGGTAGCAGGATCAGACAATTGCTGGAGATGGTCAATTTGCATGAGCATGCGCATCGCTATGCCTCGACGTTTTCAGGTGGTATGCGCCGTCGCCTCGGGATTGCACAAGCTTTGCTGAATGATCCTGATATCTTGATTGTCGATGAGCCGACAGCAGGTCTGGACCCGGAAGAGCGATTACGGTTTCGCCAGCTATTGTCAGAAATCGGCTTTAAAAAATTAGTGATTTTATCGACCCATATTGTCTCCGACATTGAGAACATGGCAAGCCATCTGGCGATCATGCGCAAGGGTAAATTGATCGCTTACGATACCCCGGATAGTTTTGTAAAACATGGGCGCGGCCACATCTGGTCAGCCACAGTAAACACTCAGGAATATGAGTTGCTGAGCAAGCGTGTTCAGGTACTTCAGGTACAAAGACATGAATCCCAGATCCACTTGCGGATTGCGCATCCGCATTCACCTTGTAATGGCGCACTGGTTGCGGAGCCTAGTCTGGAAGAAGCCTTGATGGCACAGCAGTATGCGATTCAGGAGCTGGCAGCATGA
- a CDS encoding substrate-binding periplasmic protein translates to MQTEPERQRRMTCQHLRHGFSHWMAVAFVIAFGIAASTECMALGVCEKIIISADPAYPPLHWYDGSTMRGASIAVAKRIFTDLGVPYEIRYLGPFNRVLAAAQSGAIDLVVTLKDNPERRAYLSFSNTVMLNPVAAFVRADKRINVTKWADLAGFRGGVARGNRFGEPFDSFLKNNLKIQEANDLETSFKMLAADRFDYVVTGFYPGRALLISAATDQKIIALYPYLSDVPNMAGFVTQSPCTSYLSAFNKELDKLIKEKFVEQAIEQANTEWRAHPVLIK, encoded by the coding sequence ATGCAGACAGAACCAGAGAGACAACGTCGTATGACTTGCCAACACTTGCGTCATGGCTTCTCGCATTGGATGGCTGTAGCTTTTGTGATCGCTTTTGGTATAGCCGCCAGCACGGAATGCATGGCGCTTGGGGTCTGCGAGAAGATCATTATCTCTGCAGATCCTGCCTACCCCCCCTTGCATTGGTATGACGGCAGCACAATGCGTGGTGCTAGTATTGCCGTTGCCAAACGGATTTTCACTGATCTTGGTGTGCCTTACGAGATTCGTTATCTTGGACCGTTTAACCGGGTCTTGGCCGCGGCGCAAAGTGGCGCGATTGATCTGGTTGTGACCTTAAAAGACAATCCAGAGCGCCGTGCTTATCTTAGCTTTAGTAATACGGTCATGCTGAATCCGGTAGCTGCTTTTGTCCGTGCAGACAAACGTATTAATGTGACTAAATGGGCTGATTTGGCGGGATTTCGCGGCGGCGTTGCCAGAGGTAACCGCTTTGGCGAGCCGTTTGATAGCTTCCTCAAAAACAATCTAAAAATCCAGGAAGCGAATGATCTTGAAACCAGTTTTAAAATGCTGGCAGCGGATCGATTTGATTATGTCGTAACCGGTTTTTATCCCGGCAGAGCGCTACTCATCTCTGCTGCGACGGATCAAAAAATTATTGCCTTATATCCGTACTTGAGCGATGTTCCCAATATGGCGGGATTTGTTACTCAAAGTCCTTGTACTAGCTATTTAAGCGCCTTTAACAAAGAATTAGACAAATTGATTAAAGAGAAATTTGTCGAGCAGGCGATAGAACAAGCGAACACTGAATGGCGCGCTCATCCTGTCTTGATTAAGTGA
- a CDS encoding DUF3108 domain-containing protein translates to MYLKRINLFASTISIPAVPKSRRLLVFASLCCGMVSGIFSTASLADTPAKSSINLPPSATLEYTIKAKQSGITLSGDASVMWKTGNQRYSIITETRAMLIGKILDVSSVGGVDSYGLAPEKFNEKRLGKPETITNFNRKGDKKSITFSESAERYPIKGGEQDRSSATWQLVGLARAAGDKFKPGSEWKMFVAGRRDAETWSFKVMQRETLATGMGNLMTVHVVKLPPPNSKSQHIDLWLAPALEWYPVRVLFSDVDGDYIEQLIGQIKK, encoded by the coding sequence ATGTACCTGAAACGTATCAACTTATTTGCCTCAACAATATCTATTCCGGCAGTTCCAAAATCTCGTCGCTTGCTCGTATTTGCAAGTCTGTGTTGCGGTATGGTTAGCGGAATATTCAGCACAGCAAGCTTGGCTGATACACCGGCTAAGTCTAGTATTAATTTGCCTCCTTCTGCGACCTTGGAATACACCATCAAAGCGAAGCAAAGTGGTATCACACTCAGCGGTGACGCGAGTGTGATGTGGAAAACAGGCAATCAAAGATATAGCATCATCACGGAAACTCGTGCCATGTTAATCGGAAAAATTCTGGATGTTAGTAGCGTGGGCGGCGTCGATAGCTATGGTTTAGCACCAGAAAAATTTAATGAAAAACGCCTAGGAAAACCAGAAACTATTACTAACTTCAACCGCAAAGGCGATAAAAAAAGTATCACTTTTAGTGAGTCAGCAGAACGCTATCCGATCAAAGGTGGAGAACAAGATCGTAGCAGTGCGACCTGGCAACTAGTAGGACTAGCACGCGCTGCCGGTGACAAATTTAAGCCCGGCAGTGAATGGAAAATGTTTGTTGCAGGCAGACGCGACGCAGAAACCTGGTCCTTCAAAGTCATGCAACGCGAAACTCTAGCTACAGGGATGGGCAATCTAATGACCGTTCACGTCGTTAAATTGCCACCACCGAATTCTAAAAGCCAGCATATAGATTTGTGGTTGGCACCAGCTTTGGAATGGTATCCCGTACGTGTCCTGTTTAGCGATGTTGACGGGGATTATATTGAACAACTCATCGGACAAATAAAAAAATAA
- a CDS encoding DUF3108 domain-containing protein produces MTSNLLTRLRPDRKIFAFVLAAILLHVMALHWINSLPDQIPGVDIKNSEIKPSLLYVNQIQAKTEVATKVEAKPEKVIKLEKKQAIPPPDPQPDPLPSQAQQPAATPPLPGQIADGSQETAIYEATGGYLAVTPIKNPAPNLAASTSTFGAVNSTTGSPTGTITSATPPPAIPSLEQVASATKNTGTDNLPSAQFKVTPPPSAVLELQLVRSEANGSPFYGVGEINWHVSNNAYSMSVSAGLNLLVTTLNLLKINSDGKITDAGIAPVTSSESRRNRSETAIHFNYETKLVSFSSSNKSIPLVDGSQDKASVLMQLAGIGYADPTQFRVGREIVIQVAEERDATNFQFVIVGQEELKNKLGTLNTWHVVRPPRAGAYNSQLDIWFAPDKNWYPVQVRNTESNGAITTQIVTKITPQLN; encoded by the coding sequence ATGACGTCCAATCTGCTGACACGACTACGCCCCGACCGTAAAATTTTTGCTTTTGTGCTTGCCGCAATCTTGCTGCATGTCATGGCATTGCATTGGATTAATTCGCTTCCGGATCAGATACCAGGTGTGGATATCAAAAATTCTGAGATAAAACCGAGCTTGTTATACGTCAATCAAATTCAGGCAAAAACTGAAGTTGCCACCAAAGTTGAGGCTAAGCCAGAAAAAGTGATTAAGCTTGAAAAAAAGCAAGCAATACCGCCTCCAGATCCACAACCAGACCCCTTGCCCTCGCAAGCGCAACAGCCTGCAGCAACGCCACCACTGCCAGGACAAATTGCCGATGGTAGTCAAGAAACTGCTATTTACGAAGCCACGGGAGGCTATCTGGCAGTGACTCCGATAAAAAATCCTGCGCCAAATCTGGCAGCATCTACATCAACTTTTGGGGCTGTAAATTCAACTACAGGTTCACCTACCGGCACAATTACAAGCGCTACTCCGCCGCCTGCGATCCCCTCTTTAGAGCAAGTAGCCAGTGCAACTAAAAATACTGGTACAGACAACCTTCCATCAGCACAATTTAAAGTAACCCCACCTCCATCAGCAGTACTAGAATTACAATTGGTCAGATCAGAGGCGAACGGCAGCCCCTTTTATGGTGTTGGCGAAATCAACTGGCATGTCAGCAATAACGCCTACAGCATGTCAGTAAGCGCGGGCTTAAATTTATTGGTAACCACCCTAAATTTGCTGAAAATCAATAGCGACGGCAAGATCACCGACGCTGGGATTGCGCCTGTCACTAGCAGCGAATCCAGACGCAATCGCTCAGAAACAGCGATCCACTTTAATTATGAGACTAAGTTAGTCAGTTTTTCATCTTCAAATAAATCAATACCGTTGGTTGATGGCTCGCAAGATAAAGCCTCGGTATTGATGCAACTGGCAGGCATAGGTTATGCCGATCCGACACAGTTTCGTGTCGGGCGAGAAATCGTCATCCAAGTAGCTGAAGAACGCGACGCGACTAACTTCCAATTCGTCATCGTTGGGCAAGAAGAGTTAAAAAACAAACTTGGTACATTGAATACTTGGCACGTAGTGCGTCCACCACGAGCGGGTGCCTACAATTCTCAGCTTGATATTTGGTTTGCACCAGATAAAAACTGGTATCCGGTACAAGTGCGCAACACAGAAAGCAACGGTGCAATCACTACACAGATTGTGACCAAAATTACGCCTCAATTAAATTAA
- a CDS encoding branched-chain amino acid ABC transporter substrate-binding protein translates to MLFRTKKVSRWIALLVVLLSPSIIAQPALSAPDSAFNAASSPPSKLSSVTKDKVQTTPIRIAMIDGLSGAFSNAGEAVVRNLQLAIEQVNAYGGVRLPDGRHPLSLSTFDNKQGVEDSLTLLKHVTDQDIPFIVQGNSSAVALALVDAINKHNQRVPQHRVLFLNYSAVEPSLTNEKCSFWHFRFDANADMRMNVLTDVIRDDAHAKKVYLVGQDYSFGRQVASAARSMLAAKRPDMAIVGEDLHPIGKIKDFAPYAAKIKASGADTVITGNWGNDLTLLIKAVKEAGMDIKFYTFYANALGAPAAIADAGVGRVRAVAEWHPNVGGAESDAFYQSFRQRYPDPRDDYVHLRMQVMIRMLVTAIEKAGSVEAAAVAKALEGASFKNGFHDASMRASDHQLIQPLYVSVMQKRSDSSRGTLDVDAMRGAVRFDNEGSGYGFKTERYFPSRLTALPTSCKMSRIN, encoded by the coding sequence ATGTTGTTTAGAACAAAAAAAGTTTCTCGCTGGATTGCATTATTGGTTGTTCTGTTGTCACCCTCCATCATAGCGCAACCCGCCTTGTCGGCTCCTGACAGTGCTTTTAATGCAGCTTCTAGTCCACCTTCTAAATTATCCTCAGTGACGAAGGACAAAGTGCAGACCACGCCGATACGGATTGCCATGATAGACGGCTTGAGTGGTGCTTTCAGCAATGCAGGTGAGGCCGTCGTGCGTAACTTGCAATTAGCGATAGAGCAGGTGAATGCATATGGTGGCGTGCGTTTGCCGGATGGCAGGCATCCATTGAGTTTATCTACCTTTGACAATAAGCAAGGTGTGGAAGATAGCCTGACCTTGCTAAAGCATGTTACCGATCAGGACATCCCGTTTATCGTACAAGGTAATAGCTCGGCCGTGGCACTTGCTTTGGTGGATGCGATCAATAAGCATAACCAGCGTGTGCCGCAGCACCGGGTTTTGTTTTTGAATTATTCCGCAGTAGAACCAAGTTTGACGAATGAGAAATGTAGTTTTTGGCATTTTCGTTTTGATGCCAATGCAGACATGCGGATGAACGTGCTGACCGACGTGATCCGGGACGATGCGCATGCCAAAAAGGTGTATCTGGTGGGCCAGGATTATAGTTTCGGCAGGCAAGTAGCAAGCGCTGCGCGCAGCATGCTGGCGGCAAAACGTCCAGACATGGCAATAGTAGGAGAAGACTTGCATCCGATTGGTAAGATCAAAGATTTTGCACCTTACGCTGCCAAGATCAAAGCCAGTGGTGCCGATACGGTGATCACTGGCAATTGGGGTAACGACCTGACTTTGTTAATCAAGGCGGTGAAAGAGGCGGGCATGGACATTAAGTTTTATACTTTTTACGCCAATGCTTTAGGCGCACCAGCCGCGATTGCTGATGCCGGAGTTGGCCGGGTACGTGCGGTGGCAGAGTGGCATCCCAATGTGGGCGGTGCTGAGAGTGATGCGTTTTATCAAAGCTTCCGCCAGCGCTACCCCGATCCGCGGGATGATTATGTGCATTTGCGTATGCAGGTGATGATCAGGATGCTCGTCACCGCGATTGAAAAAGCCGGGAGTGTAGAAGCCGCTGCCGTCGCCAAAGCCTTGGAAGGTGCCAGCTTTAAAAACGGTTTTCATGATGCTAGCATGCGTGCCAGCGACCATCAACTGATACAACCCCTGTATGTATCTGTGATGCAAAAACGTAGCGACTCTAGCCGCGGAACTTTAGATGTTGATGCAATGCGTGGTGCAGTGCGGTTTGATAATGAAGGCAGTGGTTATGGCTTTAAAACTGAGCGCTATTTCCCATCACGATTGACGGCACTGCCGACCTCATGCAAGATGAGTCGGATCAACTGA
- a CDS encoding PhaM family polyhydroxyalkanoate granule multifunctional regulatory protein, whose protein sequence is MTTPFNTSEIPGMASMNDSLSFVKNLWGGMHIPGMVTPTVSIDDLDKKIKDLKTVESWLTVNMNMLRGTIQALEVQRATIAALNSLSESFANTMSAASAPSSSPEAAKPTRDYWPNPPADSGNNKGSSEAAPIFKPTPPPVVSMPLPASAPLPDPIPNTLAQHATAEDASGTDSSTRFSNPAAWWNLLQDQFKQAVSKAMASESEEPTPEKAAKKATSTSSKSAPKNSVKKAPGKVVAAAAATTPTAAAKKIKVVKTPAKTIPGTATNATVDKLAKQSPVKVNAVKKATVAAKKRTAT, encoded by the coding sequence ATGACTACCCCTTTTAATACCAGCGAGATTCCCGGTATGGCGTCGATGAATGACAGCTTGTCCTTCGTCAAAAATCTATGGGGCGGCATGCATATTCCGGGGATGGTCACGCCGACGGTATCCATTGACGACTTAGATAAAAAAATCAAAGATCTGAAAACCGTAGAATCCTGGTTGACAGTCAATATGAACATGTTGCGCGGCACTATACAAGCACTAGAAGTACAGCGTGCAACGATTGCGGCACTCAATTCTTTAAGCGAGAGTTTCGCCAATACCATGAGCGCGGCAAGCGCGCCTTCAAGCTCACCCGAGGCAGCAAAGCCTACGCGTGACTACTGGCCTAATCCTCCCGCTGATTCTGGCAATAACAAAGGTAGTTCTGAAGCCGCGCCCATATTTAAACCAACTCCGCCACCCGTTGTCAGCATGCCTTTGCCAGCAAGTGCGCCGCTTCCAGACCCGATACCCAATACCCTGGCACAGCACGCCACAGCAGAAGATGCCTCAGGTACTGATAGTTCGACCCGGTTTAGCAACCCGGCAGCCTGGTGGAACCTGCTGCAAGATCAATTTAAGCAAGCAGTCAGTAAAGCAATGGCAAGCGAATCGGAGGAGCCAACGCCTGAAAAAGCAGCAAAAAAAGCCACTTCAACGTCAAGCAAGAGCGCACCTAAAAACTCAGTAAAAAAAGCACCGGGGAAGGTAGTAGCTGCAGCAGCGGCAACAACACCCACAGCCGCAGCGAAGAAAATTAAAGTCGTTAAAACCCCTGCCAAAACTATACCCGGCACAGCGACTAATGCCACTGTCGATAAATTAGCGAAGCAGTCGCCAGTCAAAGTCAATGCAGTAAAAAAGGCGACGGTAGCAGCAAAAAAACGCACTGCAACGTAA
- a CDS encoding nuclear transport factor 2 family protein: MNENSFSDVDTLTATKVADKLANKVVTYEEALKKLIVFFETLTPDSSQQISAIYAEKAYFKDPFNEVQDVAAIIKIFSHMFSQVNQPRFKVHTHILQGNEAFISWDFLFTMKRFSSELQRIKGATHLRFLEDGRVSYHRDYWDAAEELYEKLPILGSLMRALKRAARN, from the coding sequence ATGAACGAGAACTCTTTTTCTGACGTTGACACTCTTACCGCGACTAAGGTAGCGGATAAGTTAGCGAATAAGGTAGTCACCTACGAAGAGGCGTTGAAAAAACTCATCGTTTTTTTTGAGACGCTCACACCCGATAGCAGCCAGCAAATCAGCGCGATTTATGCTGAAAAAGCTTACTTCAAAGATCCATTTAATGAAGTACAAGATGTGGCCGCTATTATCAAAATTTTTTCTCACATGTTCTCGCAAGTGAACCAGCCGCGGTTTAAAGTCCACACCCATATTTTGCAAGGCAACGAGGCATTTATCAGTTGGGATTTTCTGTTCACGATGAAACGGTTTTCCAGCGAATTACAGCGCATTAAAGGTGCAACGCATTTACGTTTTTTAGAAGATGGTCGCGTCAGTTATCACCGGGATTACTGGGATGCAGCAGAAGAATTATATGAAAAGCTGCCGATACTAGGAAGCCTGATGCGGGCATTAAAACGCGCCGCCAGAAATTGA
- a CDS encoding SDR family NAD(P)-dependent oxidoreductase, translated as MNPRISDWRGKHVWVIGASTGIGAETAKLLLQKGANVALSARQKTTLEQVAAGHSAAMILPVDITDHATLVEAHANLIQTWGKIDLVLVVAGGYNAMRADEFDLLAANKLIDLNLRGVLNCLDVVLPTLLRQGQGGIGIVGSVAGLSGLPKALIYGPTKAAIINLCESLYFDLHPKNIAVYLISPGFVKTPLTADNDFEMPSLITAEVAAQELVAGIELGQFHIHFPKRFTNWLRFARLLPYRWYFALIHKTTGL; from the coding sequence ATGAATCCACGCATAAGCGACTGGCGCGGAAAACACGTCTGGGTCATCGGTGCTTCCACTGGCATCGGCGCGGAGACCGCCAAGTTATTACTGCAAAAAGGCGCCAATGTGGCGCTGTCGGCGCGGCAAAAAACTACATTGGAACAAGTAGCCGCAGGTCATAGCGCGGCGATGATTTTGCCTGTCGATATCACCGACCATGCGACCTTGGTTGAGGCACACGCCAACTTAATACAAACATGGGGCAAGATAGATTTAGTCCTGGTAGTAGCAGGCGGTTACAACGCTATGCGGGCTGATGAATTTGATTTGCTTGCAGCGAATAAGCTGATCGATCTTAATCTGCGCGGAGTCTTAAATTGTCTGGATGTCGTCTTGCCGACCTTGCTACGACAAGGGCAAGGCGGGATTGGTATCGTCGGCTCGGTGGCGGGTTTATCGGGTCTGCCCAAAGCACTGATCTATGGACCGACCAAAGCAGCGATTATCAATTTATGTGAATCGCTGTATTTTGATCTACATCCTAAAAATATTGCGGTGTACCTGATCAGCCCCGGCTTTGTCAAAACCCCGCTGACTGCGGATAATGATTTTGAAATGCCTTCATTAATCACGGCAGAAGTTGCCGCGCAAGAGCTGGTGGCTGGCATAGAATTAGGGCAGTTTCATATCCATTTTCCAAAACGCTTTACGAACTGGCTCAGGTTTGCGCGTTTGCTGCCTTATCGCTGGTATTTTGCGTTGATCCATAAAACGACCGGACTATGA
- a CDS encoding DUF3833 domain-containing protein, with protein MNLFSRSLMQGLSKFSRLAMGVSVALLLSSCASSFEPSMYATEKPTLELTRYFNGVVDAWGMFQDRSGKIVKRFTVVMHCNWNGDTGTLDEDFTYSDGTKQKRVWTLKKTSETTFVGTAADVVGEAKGVISGNTLHWNYVLALPVDGKIINVDFDDLMVLMDDKIMLNRALMSKYGIALGSVTLSFTKRESK; from the coding sequence ATGAACCTATTTTCCCGTTCCCTTATGCAAGGACTCAGTAAATTCAGCCGGCTAGCCATGGGTGTCTCCGTCGCCTTGTTGCTGAGCTCTTGCGCCAGCAGTTTTGAACCCTCCATGTACGCAACAGAAAAGCCAACATTAGAATTGACCCGTTACTTCAACGGTGTGGTTGATGCCTGGGGTATGTTCCAAGATCGCTCTGGCAAAATCGTGAAACGTTTTACCGTCGTCATGCATTGCAACTGGAATGGCGATACCGGCACACTGGATGAAGATTTTACTTACTCAGACGGTACCAAGCAAAAGCGCGTCTGGACTTTGAAAAAAACCTCTGAAACAACTTTTGTCGGCACCGCAGCCGATGTCGTGGGTGAAGCCAAAGGCGTCATTTCGGGTAATACTTTGCATTGGAATTATGTGCTCGCCTTGCCCGTAGACGGGAAAATTATCAATGTTGATTTTGATGATCTGATGGTATTAATGGACGACAAAATCATGCTGAACCGTGCCCTGATGAGCAAGTATGGCATCGCGCTAGGTAGCGTCACTCTGTCCTTTACTAAACGTGAGAGCAAATGA